CCCAAATTTTTCATTTAGCTTTTTAGCATTTGCTTCATTTAAAGGAATGGCAACCTTTTTTCCGCTCACCTCATCAATAAAGCTTATCATATTCTCCCCTACACCCTGCTCTGCATCAACTTCTAGGGGATTATATGCATTTTTGATTTCTTCGCTTATATTTTGTGGAGCTTTAGGGCTTGTTTGAACAAGCGTTTTTTCAAAAAAATCTCCCATAAAAGAATTTCTTTGATTATTTAATATCAACTCTTCTTTTTCTTGATTTTTGGGTAAGGTAGTTTCTTGATTTGATATTTCATCTTGCAAAGTCAAAAACTTAGATGCCTTATTTTCAAAATCAAAAAGACTGTTTTTGGGCTTCTTTTCATCTGATACTAAAAATTCACTTGCTTCACTTTCTTGTAAATACTCTAAATTATCTTTTGAGGTTTGAGTATCTATTGGCAAAGGATTTTCATTTTCTTGAAACTGCGTAATTATAGTTTGAAATTCTTCTTGTTTTTCTAGCGATTCTGCTTGATTTAAAGCAGCTTCAAATGTCTCATTTTTATCATTTTGTGGTGTCCAATTTTTTTGAATCTCTTTTAAAAAAGCGATACTGCTTGCATAAGAAGCATAATTTTCTTTTATAGACATATTATTCATAAACTTTCTCCCAAATTATCTCCATCCTTGAGAAAGAAATTTAGCTCCTATTGCATTTTTATAAGCAATTTTTATTCCTATTTCAAAAATTATCTACCTTTAATTTTTTAAATTTTATAATTCCATTTTTTATTTCAAAAGACAGGATTTCAGTGCAAACACTTCATCAAGCATTACTTTTACAAAAACTCTATTTACTAAAATCCATTGGTTTTGATTATTATGATTTGCAATTTCAAAAACCCTTACAAACACAATTTCCAAGCCAAAACCAAAAGAATCTTAACCAAGCTATAAAGGAATGCCAACTCTGCCCACAAAAACTTTCTCAACCCCATATAGGACTTTGCAATCCGCATTCTAAACTTCTTTTTTTAACCATAACGCCTCTTTTGGATTTGCAAACGCGTTTTGTCTCTAAAGGTGCGTTAATGTTAAAAAAAATTATTGAAAATGTCTTTGCACTCCCATTGCAACAAGTCTCCATTCTCTC
This portion of the Helicobacter canadensis MIT 98-5491 genome encodes:
- a CDS encoding uracil-DNA glycosylase family protein, encoding MQTLHQALLLQKLYLLKSIGFDYYDLQFQKPLQTQFPSQNQKNLNQAIKECQLCPQKLSQPHIGLCNPHSKLLFLTITPLLDLQTRFVSKGALMLKKIIENVFALPLQQVSILSLLKCEIPKNTQEECTKNCMGYFLKQLEFSQSKTIVILGEEVYNALTQDKTPYKNIQGKLFKWNHLKLFPTFSLAQLLRQPELKIQAHKEFLTLKKDLYETNQ